The following proteins are encoded in a genomic region of Eriocheir sinensis breed Jianghai 21 chromosome 2, ASM2467909v1, whole genome shotgun sequence:
- the LOC126998725 gene encoding helicase SKI2W-like produces MEVLGCLPPVLPRLQDQVEEYLLTPELLPIHSAANSRKWFPRVPDPHRLYSLCPLPPSSHLEVERDPASGEITGLREVSSRDAGATAKNSLSLGRAPGPPEEMVRGSTTNLPFWPGGFPVPEVDTEAVEASDIFDPKNFLVSHPRLSGGMTFDLPEQLVEKDGTTEQEEQNETGLVVSLADILNEQKIFEEEQHPAKQSGGSLSLEGLSQEDANLVQEFNIEPPPPPPKQDFVLDTSSTSAAPVIARNTEWAENVDINAPVDDYAARVPNPACTYPFELDTFQKQAVLHLEQQDCVFVAAHTSAGKTVVAEYAVALSLKHMTRAVYTSPIKALSNQKYRDFKVKFEDVGLLTGDIQINPKASCLIMTTEILQSMLYNGSDLIRDLEWVIFDEVHYINNADRGHVWEEVLIMLPASVNIVLLSATVPNTIEFADWIGRIKKRKIYVISTSQRPVPLEHFLYTGTGGRSKDDRFLLVDARGTFVTKGYNDALASKSDRKKGQQTQGPRHGRQHMGEKQEKNMWIGLLDHLVRHDLLPVVAFTLSKKRCDSNAQLLLSQDLTTSREKGEIRSFIRRCTDRLQGTDKKLPQVIYMRQLLLQGIGVHHSGILPILKEVVEMLFAKGLVKLLFATETFAMGVNMPARCVVFDSTRKHDGTAFRDLVPSEYIQMAGRAGRRGLDTTGTVMVLCKVEVPEMADLHRMMLGKPSKLESRFKLTYSMMLRILRVESFTVEDIMKRSFSEAVQMANQSIYKEQLEQAEAKLAAEPEFSCLVCKDVKEYYAASREYIKQRQRVYTSVLGFPGVMKAMAPGRLLLLSHGMYQQRLGCLLKIDTRDHNKLTVFILRGKEEVAAASEKEIQTREVMAASLDTFEMLQDTSEHICLEVPPGSVTAIIAKTLKVSADKVIDNIKKRLIPRFRDDPPSKSVQELISQMQRLNESGGKDLPSLSLVKDLGVREMEAVAQIHALECLQTKVTEKACLECPMFQEHFGQAFVRLSLEERAGRLRFLMSEEALQLHPEYQMRTQVLRRLGYVEQNNTVTLKGRVACEMGSSNELMVTELVLENVFADSPAELIAALLSCMVFQQRNCSDPALTPELKSGIKQFKDVARHIGTIQQECGLLEPVGDFVDQFNFGLTEVVYQWACGMPFNKIMELTDVQEGVTVKCIQRLDEVLKDVKNAAHIIGDPNLREKMEAASTAIKRDIVFTPSLYTQ; encoded by the coding sequence ATGGAGGTCTTGGGCTGTCTGCCGCCAGTGCTGCCTCGCCTGCAGGACCAGGTGGAGGAGTACCTTCTCACACCAGAACTCCTCCCAATCCACAGCGCAGCCAATTCTAGGAAATGGTTCCCACGGGTGCCAGATCCTCACCGATTGTACAGCCTGTGTCCACTGCCCCCCAGCTCCCACCTGGAAGTAGAGCGAGACCCAGCCTCCGGGGAGATAACTGGCTTGCGGGAAGTGAGCAGCCGAGATGCCGGGGCCACCGCCAAGAACTCACTCTCGCTGGGCCGTGCACCAGGGCCGCCTGAAGAGATGGTGCGGGGGTCCACCACTAACCTCCCCTTCTGGCCTGGCGGCTTCCCCGTACCTGAGGTGGACACTGAGGCAGTGGAGGCATCGGATATTTTTGACCCTAAGAACTTTTTGGTGAGTCACCCAAGGTTGTCTGGTGGCATGACCTTTGACCTGCCAGAGCAGCTGGTGGAGAAGGATGGGACCACAGAGCAGGAGGAGCAGAACGAGACAGGACTGGTGGTGAGTCTGGCTGACATATTGAATGAACAGAAGATCTTTGAAGAGGAGCAGCATCCAGCCAAGCAGAGTGGTGGCAGCCTCAGCCTGGAGGGACTCAGCCAAGAGGATGCCAATTTGGTTCAGGAGTTCAACATTGAGCCGCCTCCACCACCCCCCAAGCAAGACTTCGTCCTggacacctccagcaccagcgcgGCGCCTGTCATTGCCAGGAACACCGAGTGGGCTGAAAATGTGGATATCAATGCTCCTGTGGATGACTATGCAGCACGTGTTCCCAACCCAGCCTGTACCTACCCCTTCGAGCTGGACACCTTCCAGAAGCAGGCCGTCTTGCACCTGGAGCAGCAGGACTGCGTCTTCGTGGCAGCACACACTTCTGCCGGCAAGACTGTTGTGGCAGAGTATGCTGTGGCCCTGTCCCTCAAGCACATGACACGGGCAgtctacacctcacccatcaagGCCCTGTCCAACCAGAAGTATCGTGACTTTAAGGTGAAATTTGAAGATGTGGGTCTGCTCACAGGAGACATCCAGATCAACCCCAAAGCTTCTTGCCTTATTATGACCACAGAGATCCTGCAGTCAATGCTGTATAACGGTAGTGACCTTATTCGGGACTTGGAGTGGGTCATATTTGATGAGGTGCACTACATCAACAACGCTGATCGTGGCCACGTGTGGGAGGAGGTGCTCATAATGCTGCCGGCCTCCGTCAACATTGTCTTGCTCTCGGCCACAGTCCCCAACACCATTGAATTTGCTGACTGGATTGGCCGCATCAAGAAGCGTAAGATCTACGTCATCAGCACCAGCCAGCGCCCGGTGCCCCTGGAGCACTTCCTCTACACTGGCACTGGCGGGCGCTCCAAGGACGACCGCTTCCTGCTGGTTGATGCTCGTGGCACCTTTGTCACCAAGGGCTACAACGACGCCCTGGCATCCAAGAGTGATAGAAAGAAGGGCCAGCAGACACAAGGGCCCCGTCATGGCCGCCAACACATGggggagaagcaggaaaaaaacatGTGGATAGGGCTGCTGGACCACCTGGTGCGCCATGACCTACTGCCAGTGGTGGCCTTCACGCTCTCCAAGAAGCGGTGTGACAGCAACGCCCAGCTGCTGCTGAGCCAAGACCTCACCACCAgccgggagaaaggggagatccGCTCCTTCATCCGCCGCTGCACCGACCGCCTGCAGGGCACTGACAAAAAGCTGCCACAGGTGATCTACATGCGCCAACTACTCTTACAGGGCATAGGTGTGCACCACAGTGGCATTCTGCCCATtctgaaggaggtggtggagatgcttTTTGCCAAGGGCCTGGTGAAACTTCTCTTTGCCACAGAAACATTTGCCATGGGAGTCAACATGCCCGCACGTTGTGTTGTCTTTGATTCCACCAGGAAGCATGATGGAACGGCGTTTAGGGACCTGGTGCCCAGTGAATACATTCAGATGGCGGGGCGAGCCGGCCGCCGTGGTCTTGACACCACTGGCACAGTGATGGTCCTCTGTAAGGTAGAGGTGCCGGAGATGGCTGACCTGCACCGTATGATGTTAGGCAAACCATCCAAGCTTGAGTCTCGGTTCAAGCTGACGTACTCCATGATGCTCCGAATCCTGCGTGTGGAGAGCTTCACTGTTGAAGACATCATGAAGCGCTCCTTCTCTGAGGCAGTCCAGATGGCCAACCAAAGTATATACAAGGAGCAGCTGGAGCAGGCTGAGGCAAAGCTGGCTGCTGAACCTGAATTCTCCTGTCTTGTGTGCAAGGATGTGAAAGAGTACTATGCTGCCAGTCGGGAGTACATAAAGCAGCGGCAGCGAGTGTATACCTCAGTGTTAGGTTTTCCTGGTGTGATGAAGGCCATGGCTCCGGGCCGGCTGTTACTGCTTAGTCATGGCATGTACCAGCAGCGCCTTGGTTGCCTTCTTAAGATAGACACCCGCGACCACAACAAATTGACAGTCTTCATCTTGAGGGGCAAGGAGGAGGTAGCTGCAGCTTCAGAGAAAGAAATTCAGACACGCGAAGTGATGGCTGCCAGCCTGGACACCTTTGAGATGCTACAAGACACCTCAGAACACATCTGCCTGGAGGTGCCGCCAGGCAGTGTGACCGCCATCATTGCCAAGACTCTCAAAGTTAGTGCTGACAAAGTCATAGACAACATTAAGAAGCGCCTCATTCCTCGCTTCAGAGATGACCCGCCATCCAAGTCAGTGCAAGAGCTGATTAGTCAAATGCAGCGTCTGAATGAGTCTGGGGGGAAAGACCTGCCTTCCCTGAGCCTGGTCAAAGATCTGGGGGTGCGAGAAATGGAAGCTGTGGCCCAGATCCACGCCCTGGAGTGCCTGCAAACAAAGGTTACAGAGAAGGCATGTTTGGAATGCCCCATGTTTCAGGAACATTTTGGGCAAGCCTTTGTGCGACTTAGTTTAGAGGAGCGGGCGGGACGCCTCAGATTCCTCATGTCAGAGGAGGCGCTACAGCTTCATCCAGAGTACCAGATGCGAACCCAAGTGTTGCGCCGCCTGGGCTACGTTGAACAAAACAACACTGTCACCCTAAAGGGTCGTGTGGCTTGTGAAATGGGCAGTAGCAACGAGTTGATGGTGACAGAACTGGTGCTGGAGAATGTTTTTGCAGATAGTCCTGCTGAGCTAATAGCGGCGCTGCTCTCCTGTATGGTGTTCCAGCAGCGCAACTGTAGCGACCCAGCTCTCACGCCAGAGCTGAAGTCTGGCATAAAGCAGTTTAAAGATGTAGCACGGCACATTGGTACAATACAACAGGAATGTGGCCTCTTGGAACCTGTTGGGGACTTTGTAGATCAGTTCAACTTTGGTCTGACGGAGGTGGTGTATCAGTGGGCTTGTGGAATGCCCTTCAACAAGATCATGGAACTGACTGACGTTCAGGAAGGTGTTACTGTGAAGTGCATCCAGCGACTTGATGAAGTGCTCAAGGATGTGAAGAATGCAGCACACATCATCGGTGACCCCAACttgagggagaagatggaggcaGCCTCAACAGCCATAAAAAGGGATATTGTGTTCACTCCCAGCTTGTATACACAGTGA